In the Parasphingorhabdus halotolerans genome, TTCATGGTTTTCGCGGTGTGGGATCGGATGTCACCGAACAGCGCGAGTCCGCCGATAAAATCTCGCACATGGCGCGCTATGATACTTTGACTGGATTGCCCAATCGATTGCAGCTTATGGAAGCACTCGGCAAGGCCATGCAAAATTCCGATCAATGGAATGGCCGTTGCGGTTTCATGATGATCGATCTGGATCGGTTCAAGGCGGTGAACGATACCCTGGGGCATCCTGTTGGTGATCGTTTGTTAGCGCGCGTTTCCGAGCGATTGCGTTCGATTATGAGCAAGAACGAGCTTTGCGGTCGGCTTGGCGGTGACGAGTTTGCTATCGTTATCAAGGATGCCAATGATAGCCATTACATGGAATCTCTTGGCAAGAAGATCATTGATACCCTTTCAAAGCCTTACGAAGTCGATCAACATACGCTTTATATCGGCGCCAGTGTCGGAACGGCGATCGGTCCGCGTGATGGCCGTACTGTCGAAATGCTGATGCGTAGCGCCGACTTGGCACTCTACCGTTCGAAAGACCAGGGCGGCGGTGCGCATAACCAATATGAGCCAAAACTGCATGTTCATGCCGAAGAGCGGCGGGTCATGGAAATGGCTCTTCGCAAGGCACTCGACAATGATGAGTTCTCGCTCAACTATCAGCCGGTGGTCAGCGCCGACACTGGTGGGGTGCTTGGTTTTGAAGCCTTGCTACGCTGGACCAATCCGGAATTTGGTGTTGTTTCACCTGCGAAATTCATACCCTTGGCCGAAGACGCGCGGCTGATTGTGCCGATTGGCGAATGGGTGATGCGGACGGCGTGCAAAGAGGCGATGAAATGGCCATCGACCATAAAAATAGCCGTAAATGCTTCTGCCGATCAACTCAGCGATCCAGATTTTCTGGATATGGTTGTATCCGCACTCCAGGAAAGCGGGCTTCCGGCGCATCGTCTCGAAATCGAGGTAACCGAGAGTATCTTCATGCGGGAAGGCACCGGCGCGGCTGAAGTGCTCGATCAAATTATTGCGATGGGCATAAACCTGTCGCTCGATGATTTTGGCACCGGCTATTCTTCCTTGGGCTATCTCCGCAAGACTCGGTTTACCACGATCAAGGTGGACCGCAGCTTTGTTCAAGGTGCGGCCAAGAAGGTTCCCGAGAGCCTCGCGATTATACGCGCTGTGGTGGCTATGGCCGACAGCCTAGGCATGTCGACCACGGCAGAGGGTGCGGAAACCGAAGACGAGGTCAAAATGATCCAGAAGCTGGGCTGCCGCAAAATCCAAGGCTATTATTTTGGGCGCCCGATGATTGCGAGCGATGCGCTGGAACTATTTGCAGGCTATGACATGAGCCAGATTCGCGGCGGATACGCAGCTTAAGCGGCTCTCTGGCCGGGCGGAAATTCGGCTGCTACGATTTGGCCAGTCGCTTCTCAATTCCGCGCCAGATTTTTGCATAGGCTTTGGTCGCAGGGTCGCGCGGCGCAAATTCACCTCCCGGTTTTTTGAGTGTCGTCATGCGTTCGACTGCACTGGACATTGGAATGACCGGCCATTTCTTGTGCCTCGCCAGCGTTTGAAGATGGATCGTTCGCCGCCTGTCTACCATTGTATATACCGGCAAAATCGGCGCGTGCTTGCGGCGTTTTGCATCCAGATAATCTTGCACGTCTTTTAGCGCGCGCTCCGACAGCGGTGAAGGGATAACGGGAGTGATTACCAGGTCGGCGTTGCGTAATATTTGCTCGCTGGTTTCGGTAAGTCCGGGAGGACAATCCAGAATTATCCGGTCATAGTCCTTCTCCAATGTCTTCAGGATTTTACCGAGATATTTTAGTTTATTGATCTGGTATAACAAGCGGTCAAGGCTGCGCAATGATACATCGGCGGCGAGCAAATCGAGATTTTCCATTTCTGTCGCTTTGATCAATTTCTTCGGCTTTACGTCACCGGTAATCAACGCGTGCGCACGATCACTTTTATGGTTTTCGCCATCCAGAATAAATGACGCTGCACCCTGTGGATCCAGATCCCACAGCAACGTTCTACGGGAGGATTTGGTGGCACTGTTCCAGGCAAGATTGACGGCGGTCGAACTTTTCCCGACGCCACCTTTCATGCTGTACACTGCTATAACGGCCATAGAAATCTTCCGGCAATTTCAAAATCATAAGGTCGCGAACAATTTGGTGACATCAGATGATTTGGTAAACCGTGTCTTGCGGACGGCAAAGTCGCACACCCTTGTCGGTCTCTACCAGCGGGCGTTCGATCAAACTCGGCTCACCGGCCATCGCATCCAGTATCTGGTCTGCCGTGGCATCATCGTTCGTCAATCCCAATTCGTCTGCGGGCGAACCCCTTACGCGTAAGCCCTGTTGAGGGGTGATTCCAGCATCCTGGTAGAGCTGTTCCAGCTTGGCACGGGTCGGCGGGCTCTTAAGATACTCTATCACCGTGACATCAATGTCAGGTGCTTCCTCCAATATTGCCAGGGTTTTACGGGATGTGCCGCATTTTGGATTGTGCCAGATCGTTGCTTTCATAAGGGGGGTCTCCGTTGCTCCTATATCGCCCATAAACACCAGTTAGCGACATGTTTCAAAGAAAAATTGAAATCGCAAAAAATGTGTTTGCTTATGAGAACTATTCGCATTAGTTGACTATTGATATTGAGAACGATTCGCAGAAAAGGTTGAAAATGATATTATCCCATGGTCGTAAAATTCGGGTTATGGCAATGTCCGGCGCTGCAGTTCTCGCCCTGCAAGCTGGGCAGGCCCATGCCGCCGAAGAAACCCTGGATGACGCTGGCGCGTATGATGAAAACGAGATCATTGTTACGGGCGAAAAGGACGGTTATGTCGCAATCAGCAGTGCCGGACTGAAAACAGGCACGCTACTGCTCGATACACCGCAAACAGTGTCGGTGATTACACGCGAACAGCTGGACGATCAGGCGCTTCAAGATATTGGTGATATTTTGCGGTATACGCCCGGTGCTTCGATTGGGCAGGGTGAAGGCAACCGCGACCAGATCACGATCCGCGGCCAGAATACGACGGCGGATTTCTTCGTCGATGGCATCCGTGACGATGTGCAATATTTTCGGCCGCTCTATAATATCGAGCGCGTAGAAATTCACAAAGGTCCGAATGCGATGATCTTTGGCCGGGGCGGCGGCGGTGGGATCATCAACCGCGTGACCAAATCACCGATTGCCGCTCAACTATCCGGGTCCGTATCCGGCAGCGTAGATAGTTTCGGCGCATTTTATTTGAGTGGAGACATCAACGCGCCGGTCAGTGAGGGCGCTGCATTTCGGATAAACGGGCTTTACGAAGAATTTAACAACCATCGTGATTTTTTTGACGGTCGGCGCTTTGCGATCAATCCGACTTTCGGCGCGGAGCTTGGCGAGAAGAGTCGGTTATTGCTTTCCTACGAATATGTCGATGATGATCGCGGTGTTGATCGCGGCAATCCGGCAGAGCTGCGCACCGCTGCCAGACCCTGCTCTTTTGCTGATCCTTGCGGACCATTATTGGGGTTTCGCGATACTTTATTTGGTCAGGATGGAACCAATCTTACGACCTTGCAGGCGCACGTTCTGAAACTTCGCTTTGAGCATGAATTCAGCGATCAGCTGAGTTTCAATTCGACAACGCAATATGGTAACTATGACAAGCTATACCGTAATATCTATCCCACAGATGCGCGGATTGCAGACATACGTCTAACTCCGGCTGCCGATTCGGTGACGCTGGACGGCTATGTCGATACAACGACCCGCGAAAATTTTGTCACCCAGGGCAATTTGCTATGGACCGGGAACACCGGGATTTTCGGGCACACATTGCTGCTCGGCTATGAATATGGCAAACAGCAGTCGGATAATGCGAGAAGGAACATTTTGTTCGCAGCCAGTAACAGCAACCTTATCACTGTTCCGCTTGCTGATCCGGTTATCGTGACCGCATCC is a window encoding:
- a CDS encoding putative bifunctional diguanylate cyclase/phosphodiesterase, producing MEEKTSQSGLPREIPFRVLIGLSDPEGLDLGRIRALQYEGMQKNGWTKVIASIVCGLLAVQFGMSSVNPVFLFVWFASLCGLYLHLHFKVRRDNLWQRKTISRSDTIMTHVSAAAGASLWAIALVVFGLTADPPAMLGLWSIVLCLMVGSAMLLSAIPSSSLIFILISGTASCFGWYLIGDLQLTLTAFATTVLLVSSCLMTGRAFVERKIAEANLHEKNETVSLLLREFEDTGADWLWQTDTSRRITHASPRFAHAVGLSPGDIDGKPFLQLVAGQSWDSGKFSSELHDLAERLKRRESFSNLIVPVEIQGELRWWELSASPKMDESNVFHGFRGVGSDVTEQRESADKISHMARYDTLTGLPNRLQLMEALGKAMQNSDQWNGRCGFMMIDLDRFKAVNDTLGHPVGDRLLARVSERLRSIMSKNELCGRLGGDEFAIVIKDANDSHYMESLGKKIIDTLSKPYEVDQHTLYIGASVGTAIGPRDGRTVEMLMRSADLALYRSKDQGGGAHNQYEPKLHVHAEERRVMEMALRKALDNDEFSLNYQPVVSADTGGVLGFEALLRWTNPEFGVVSPAKFIPLAEDARLIVPIGEWVMRTACKEAMKWPSTIKIAVNASADQLSDPDFLDMVVSALQESGLPAHRLEIEVTESIFMREGTGAAEVLDQIIAMGINLSLDDFGTGYSSLGYLRKTRFTTIKVDRSFVQGAAKKVPESLAIIRAVVAMADSLGMSTTAEGAETEDEVKMIQKLGCRKIQGYYFGRPMIASDALELFAGYDMSQIRGGYAA
- a CDS encoding ParA family protein, translating into MAVIAVYSMKGGVGKSSTAVNLAWNSATKSSRRTLLWDLDPQGAASFILDGENHKSDRAHALITGDVKPKKLIKATEMENLDLLAADVSLRSLDRLLYQINKLKYLGKILKTLEKDYDRIILDCPPGLTETSEQILRNADLVITPVIPSPLSERALKDVQDYLDAKRRKHAPILPVYTMVDRRRTIHLQTLARHKKWPVIPMSSAVERMTTLKKPGGEFAPRDPATKAYAKIWRGIEKRLAKS
- the arsC gene encoding arsenate reductase (glutaredoxin) (This arsenate reductase requires both glutathione and glutaredoxin to convert arsenate to arsenite, after which the efflux transporter formed by ArsA and ArsB can extrude the arsenite from the cell, providing resistance.), producing MKATIWHNPKCGTSRKTLAILEEAPDIDVTVIEYLKSPPTRAKLEQLYQDAGITPQQGLRVRGSPADELGLTNDDATADQILDAMAGEPSLIERPLVETDKGVRLCRPQDTVYQII
- a CDS encoding TonB-dependent receptor, translating into MILSHGRKIRVMAMSGAAVLALQAGQAHAAEETLDDAGAYDENEIIVTGEKDGYVAISSAGLKTGTLLLDTPQTVSVITREQLDDQALQDIGDILRYTPGASIGQGEGNRDQITIRGQNTTADFFVDGIRDDVQYFRPLYNIERVEIHKGPNAMIFGRGGGGGIINRVTKSPIAAQLSGSVSGSVDSFGAFYLSGDINAPVSEGAAFRINGLYEEFNNHRDFFDGRRFAINPTFGAELGEKSRLLLSYEYVDDDRGVDRGNPAELRTAARPCSFADPCGPLLGFRDTLFGQDGTNLTTLQAHVLKLRFEHEFSDQLSFNSTTQYGNYDKLYRNIYPTDARIADIRLTPAADSVTLDGYVDTTTRENFVTQGNLLWTGNTGIFGHTLLLGYEYGKQQSDNARRNILFAASNSNLITVPLADPVIVTASSFPVINRNTRSNLDFLSLYLQDQIRIGEHFEIIGGVRFDRFDLDVNDIRNGRLLGRTDEKFSPRFGAIYKPQENISIYASYSKSFLPRSGDQFLTLTPTVGTTLGTVDLEPESFENYEIGAKWDFANGLSLTASLFRLDRDNQATLLDNQGNATLSGSRTEGFEVQLVGKLTDKWQINAGYSYLDGQQRNAATVAGQDLRLFQVPRHMASLWTKYDVSEKFAAGLGVTHQSSQFATNDNTVRIPAYTRVDAALYYDVSEKVQVQLNIENLFDDTYFPSVHNNDNISTGEPINARLTVKVGF